Proteins encoded in a region of the Paenibacillus sp. E222 genome:
- a CDS encoding DAK2 domain-containing protein — protein MSIRSLNGTDFTAMVLAGAEQLGQHAEHVNSLNVFPVPDGDTGTNMNLTMSAGVAEIKRKSSASIGEAAGILSKGLLMGARGNSGVILSQLFRGFSRSAAPYEELNTLQFAAALQNGVDAAYKAVVKPVEGTILTVAKEAAKHANYYARRTNDITELMNEVLLKAKEALAMTPELLPVLKQVGVVDSGGQGLVYIYEGFMDVLLQTDGASRTSFQRDVQPTVAASALKPAAPSEVVSAKPAQQVIVPEMPMSAQARLETEDIEFLYDMEFFINRELGENAGVTFDDEAFRKALSVNGDSIIIIADDEVIKVHVHSKTPGDVLNLALRYGEITQIHILNMREQHRDLLTAGMDIAPSPELFAEIPPEAVRSVEKAVLPADEMAPYGFIAVSSGEGIAEIFQSLGVDVVLSGGQTMNPSTEDFVKAVRSIAAEKVFILPNNSNIVLAAEQARELLEDERRIIVIPSKTIPQGMAAAFAFQEDESAETNRDHMLEAISRVQSGQVTHAVRDTQYDELDIKAGHYIGIHNSKIVATDESMLHACEGLLQQMMESGDEVVTILEGDEATPEITAALVAWLEEQYPDAEVEVHLGGQPVYYYLFSVES, from the coding sequence TTGAGTATACGTTCTTTAAATGGAACAGATTTTACCGCAATGGTACTTGCCGGAGCGGAACAACTTGGACAGCATGCAGAGCACGTCAATTCCCTGAATGTTTTCCCTGTGCCGGATGGCGACACGGGAACGAACATGAATTTGACAATGAGTGCAGGAGTCGCAGAGATTAAACGCAAGAGTTCTGCCTCCATCGGAGAAGCTGCCGGTATTTTATCAAAAGGCCTGCTTATGGGCGCACGGGGGAATTCCGGAGTAATATTATCACAATTGTTCCGTGGATTCAGTCGTTCAGCTGCTCCTTACGAGGAACTGAATACACTCCAGTTTGCCGCAGCCCTGCAGAACGGTGTGGACGCTGCTTATAAAGCCGTAGTGAAACCCGTTGAAGGGACCATTCTTACCGTAGCCAAGGAAGCGGCGAAACATGCCAACTACTACGCAAGACGGACGAATGATATAACTGAATTAATGAATGAAGTATTGTTAAAAGCAAAAGAAGCACTGGCAATGACTCCGGAATTGCTGCCTGTATTGAAACAGGTTGGTGTTGTGGATTCAGGCGGTCAGGGGCTTGTATATATTTACGAAGGCTTCATGGACGTTCTGTTGCAAACGGACGGGGCAAGTCGTACATCCTTCCAGAGAGACGTACAACCAACCGTAGCGGCATCTGCATTGAAACCGGCTGCACCGTCAGAAGTGGTTTCTGCGAAGCCTGCACAGCAGGTAATTGTCCCGGAGATGCCAATGTCTGCCCAGGCGCGACTGGAAACGGAAGATATTGAGTTCCTGTATGACATGGAGTTCTTTATTAACCGCGAGCTTGGAGAGAACGCAGGTGTTACATTTGATGATGAAGCATTCCGGAAAGCGTTGTCAGTTAACGGGGATTCCATCATTATTATTGCTGACGATGAAGTGATTAAGGTTCACGTGCATTCCAAGACACCTGGGGATGTACTAAACCTGGCTCTCCGTTATGGAGAAATCACACAAATTCACATTCTCAATATGCGTGAGCAGCATCGTGATCTGCTGACTGCAGGCATGGACATTGCGCCTTCGCCTGAGCTGTTCGCAGAGATTCCACCTGAAGCGGTGCGCAGTGTGGAAAAAGCCGTGCTCCCAGCAGACGAGATGGCACCATATGGTTTCATCGCGGTATCTTCCGGTGAAGGCATTGCGGAGATTTTCCAAAGTCTTGGCGTGGATGTCGTTCTGTCTGGTGGACAAACGATGAATCCAAGCACCGAGGATTTTGTGAAAGCGGTGCGTTCGATCGCGGCAGAAAAGGTATTTATTTTGCCGAACAACTCCAATATTGTACTTGCTGCCGAGCAGGCCCGAGAGCTGCTGGAAGATGAACGTCGAATTATTGTGATTCCGAGCAAGACGATCCCTCAGGGCATGGCAGCGGCTTTTGCTTTCCAGGAGGATGAATCTGCGGAAACCAATCGTGACCATATGCTTGAGGCAATTAGCCGGGTACAGTCCGGTCAAGTGACTCATGCGGTCAGAGATACACAATATGACGAGCTTGATATCAAAGCGGGACACTACATCGGTATCCACAATTCCAAGATCGTGGCAACGGACGAAAGCATGCTGCATGCATGTGAAGGCCTGCTGCAACAGATGATGGAAAGCGGAGATGAAGTGGTGACGATCCTTGAAGGGGACGAGGCTACCCCTGAGATTACCGCTGCGCTTGTCGCATGGCTTGAAGAACAATATCCTGATGCTGAGGTAGAGGTGCATCTTGGAGGACAGCCGGTTTATTATTATTTGTTCTCTGTAGAGTCCTAA
- the spoVM gene encoding stage V sporulation protein SpoVM, translating into MKFYTFKLPKFLGGFVKAILNTFQKN; encoded by the coding sequence ATGAAATTTTACACATTCAAACTGCCGAAGTTTTTGGGAGGCTTTGTAAAGGCGATTCTTAATACGTTTCAAAAGAACTGA
- a CDS encoding DegV family protein, whose protein sequence is MSHKVAIVTDSTADIPEELIHKYGIHVVPLRVLFGEEAYADGVDLTSEQFYAKLEKVSVLPTTSQPSPTDFMNIYNTLLDEDPERPIVSIHLSSGMSGTYQSALLGKSLLEREEDITVLDSKSASYGYGLLVVQAAELAEQGKSAAEIAAAVAAMQQSRKLFFLVDTLEYLQKGGRIGKAAAILGTLLNIKPILSIDEEGVIYAVEKVRGHKKAMARIIELFQQDLAGQRVNLAVGHTADPGSAIACAEQLRGHFTLNEVVYTNIGAVIGSHVGPGVIAIFMWPVPE, encoded by the coding sequence ATGAGCCACAAGGTTGCGATCGTAACCGATAGCACGGCAGATATACCGGAAGAACTGATCCATAAATACGGGATTCATGTTGTTCCGCTGCGTGTTTTGTTCGGGGAAGAAGCTTATGCAGACGGCGTTGATCTGACTTCGGAACAGTTCTATGCAAAATTGGAGAAGGTATCCGTGCTGCCTACAACCTCACAGCCTTCTCCCACTGATTTTATGAATATCTATAACACATTGTTGGATGAGGACCCGGAGCGGCCCATTGTATCGATTCATTTGTCTTCCGGCATGAGTGGTACCTATCAATCGGCTCTGCTTGGCAAATCGTTGCTGGAACGTGAAGAAGATATAACGGTACTGGATTCGAAGTCTGCATCCTATGGATATGGTTTATTGGTCGTACAGGCTGCCGAGCTTGCTGAACAAGGAAAATCCGCTGCGGAGATCGCTGCGGCTGTAGCCGCCATGCAGCAGAGCCGCAAGCTGTTCTTTCTCGTAGATACATTGGAGTATTTACAGAAAGGCGGTCGGATTGGCAAAGCTGCGGCCATCTTGGGAACACTGCTGAATATTAAACCGATCTTGTCCATTGATGAGGAAGGCGTTATTTACGCAGTGGAGAAAGTCAGAGGTCACAAAAAAGCCATGGCACGCATTATTGAGCTGTTTCAGCAGGATCTGGCGGGTCAACGTGTTAATCTGGCGGTAGGTCATACCGCAGACCCCGGATCAGCGATCGCTTGTGCAGAGCAATTACGCGGGCATTTTACACTGAATGAAGTGGTATATACCAATATTGGGGCCGTCATTGGCAGCCATGTTGGGCCAGGCGTAATTGCCATCTTTATGTGGCCTGTTCCGGAATGA
- the rpe gene encoding ribulose-phosphate 3-epimerase has product MIKIAPSILSADFARLGAEVAEAQAAGGDWIHVDVMDGHFVPNITLGPAIVKAIAPHTSLPLDVHLMIENPERYVEEFAKAGAAVITVHAEACVHLHRVIHLIKEQGVKAGVALNPGTPASAIQEVLDDVDMVLVMTVNPGFGGQAFISGTMNKIKQIRSWLNEKGRHDVHIEVDGGIAADTAPLVVEAGADVLVAGSAVFGREDRAAAIAEIRSSYGG; this is encoded by the coding sequence ATGATTAAAATTGCCCCATCTATTTTATCTGCGGATTTTGCCCGTCTCGGCGCGGAAGTGGCGGAAGCCCAAGCTGCTGGCGGAGACTGGATTCATGTTGATGTCATGGACGGTCATTTCGTCCCTAATATTACGCTTGGACCTGCGATTGTAAAAGCGATCGCTCCACATACAAGTTTGCCGCTTGATGTGCATTTGATGATTGAGAACCCAGAGCGTTATGTGGAGGAATTTGCGAAAGCTGGCGCAGCTGTTATTACGGTTCATGCCGAGGCTTGTGTGCATCTGCACCGGGTTATTCATCTGATCAAGGAACAGGGAGTGAAGGCAGGGGTTGCTCTTAATCCGGGAACTCCGGCAAGTGCAATTCAGGAAGTGCTGGACGATGTGGATATGGTGCTTGTCATGACCGTAAATCCCGGTTTTGGTGGACAGGCCTTCATCTCAGGCACCATGAATAAAATCAAGCAAATTCGTAGCTGGCTGAACGAAAAAGGACGCCATGACGTGCATATTGAAGTGGATGGCGGTATTGCTGCCGACACAGCTCCGCTTGTGGTTGAAGCTGGAGCGGATGTGCTCGTTGCAGGAAGTGCTGTATTTGGACGTGAAGATCGCGCTGCCGCGATTGCCGAAATTCGCAGTAGCTACGGAGGCTGA
- a CDS encoding sensor histidine kinase: MLLGLFERAALLIIFLFFLSRIPRFRQILQKGKLRWQEYIAVTLLFCGFAIFGTYTGINVEGSLVNVRIIAVMSGGILFGGPVGIITGIVSGVHRYLIDMDGVTAIPCLITSILAGLVSGYIHKYTPKSKRWMIGIAAGMICEALTMLLILLYSYPDPLGADIVSKIALPMILGEVNIGLIVLLVQSVEGEKEMIAARQAKLALEIANKTLPYFRSIDEDSLRTICRIIQEDIQADAVAITDTRNVLAYVGFGEERYHIGNEIISEMTKKTISSGEITISNDVIDEKTPDIHSLLIIPLKERGEVTGALKIYYRKAYKITYPLQTMAVGLSQIISTQMEVSRVEEIKAAANKAELRALQTTIHPHFLFNALNAIASSIRTKPDRARELIVNLSGYMRYNLELSDELIDIHKELEQVRNYVEIEKARFGSRLNVIYDIDEVAVHIPSLVIQPLVENAIIHGILKVKGPGTVRIRVQDYPDFVRIGVSDTGAGIGADIIERVYHDRMPVNQIGLYNVHRRVKLIYGKGLTITRLEQGTDILFDVPKGDVVTR; this comes from the coding sequence ATGCTGCTGGGGTTGTTTGAACGGGCGGCACTGCTGATTATATTTTTATTCTTTCTGTCGAGGATACCGCGGTTTAGACAGATTTTGCAAAAGGGAAAATTGAGATGGCAGGAGTACATTGCTGTTACGTTGTTATTCTGTGGATTTGCCATCTTCGGTACCTATACCGGTATTAATGTGGAAGGCTCGCTGGTGAATGTGCGCATTATTGCTGTCATGTCTGGCGGTATTCTGTTCGGGGGGCCTGTGGGCATCATTACCGGGATTGTGTCCGGGGTGCATCGGTATTTAATCGATATGGATGGAGTTACGGCGATCCCGTGCCTGATCACGAGTATTCTGGCAGGTCTGGTCTCCGGGTATATACATAAGTATACGCCTAAGTCGAAGCGCTGGATGATCGGTATTGCGGCGGGAATGATCTGTGAGGCGCTTACGATGCTGCTTATCCTGCTGTATTCCTATCCCGATCCTCTGGGTGCCGATATTGTCTCGAAGATTGCGCTGCCGATGATATTGGGTGAGGTGAATATTGGACTGATCGTGCTGCTGGTGCAGAGTGTGGAAGGGGAAAAGGAAATGATTGCAGCTCGTCAGGCCAAGCTGGCGCTAGAGATTGCGAACAAGACCTTGCCGTACTTCCGTTCCATTGATGAAGACTCTCTGCGTACGATCTGCCGGATTATTCAAGAGGATATTCAGGCGGATGCGGTTGCCATTACGGATACGCGAAATGTACTGGCTTATGTGGGATTTGGTGAGGAACGATATCACATCGGTAATGAAATTATTAGTGAGATGACGAAGAAGACAATCTCCAGTGGAGAGATTACGATCAGCAATGATGTCATTGACGAAAAAACGCCGGATATTCACTCCCTGCTCATTATTCCGCTCAAAGAGCGAGGCGAAGTGACGGGTGCCCTGAAAATCTATTACCGTAAAGCGTACAAGATTACGTATCCGTTGCAAACGATGGCTGTGGGTTTGTCCCAGATTATTTCCACTCAGATGGAAGTATCACGTGTGGAGGAGATCAAGGCTGCCGCCAATAAAGCGGAGCTGCGTGCATTGCAGACCACGATTCATCCTCATTTTCTATTTAATGCGCTGAACGCCATTGCCTCATCGATTCGAACTAAGCCGGATCGGGCGCGTGAGCTGATTGTGAATCTGTCTGGATATATGCGTTATAATCTGGAGCTGTCGGATGAGCTTATTGATATTCATAAGGAGTTGGAGCAGGTCCGCAATTATGTGGAGATCGAGAAGGCGCGCTTCGGCAGCAGGCTTAACGTCATCTATGATATTGATGAGGTGGCTGTGCATATTCCAAGTCTGGTCATTCAGCCGCTTGTGGAAAATGCCATTATCCACGGTATTCTCAAGGTGAAAGGACCCGGGACCGTACGGATTCGGGTACAGGATTATCCTGACTTTGTCCGAATTGGGGTGAGTGATACAGGAGCAGGCATTGGAGCTGACATTATTGAGCGTGTATATCATGACCGGATGCCTGTCAACCAGATCGGATTGTACAACGTGCATCGACGGGTGAAGCTCATTTATGGAAAAGGATTAACGATTACACGGCTGGAGCAAGGAACCGATATTTTATTTGATGTACCCAAAGGAGATGTAGTAACAAGGTGA
- the rpmB gene encoding 50S ribosomal protein L28 — MSRKCYVTGKKPGTGNHVSHANNRNRRSWGVNVQKVRILVNGKPKRVYVSTRALKAGKVTRV, encoded by the coding sequence ATGTCTCGCAAATGTTATGTGACAGGTAAGAAACCGGGCACCGGTAACCACGTATCCCACGCTAACAACCGTAACCGTCGTTCTTGGGGCGTAAACGTTCAGAAGGTCCGCATTCTCGTGAACGGTAAACCAAAACGTGTATACGTAAGCACCCGTGCACTGAAAGCCGGTAAAGTGACTCGCGTATAA
- the recG gene encoding ATP-dependent DNA helicase RecG, whose protein sequence is MKWEEISVKQISGVSALKEGELHAFGISTVKDLLEYYPFRYEDYRLRSLSEVKDGDKITVQGKVMGIPVLQRYGKKSRLTCKVMTEEWMISATWFNRHFLKEQLTPNREIVITGKWEQKRMQMTVTDSEFPDKGEGRSGTLQPVYSVTGKIAQSWMRKTINQGLVQFGEMIPEILPHSLMKKYGFMARKQAIAGIHRPQDNREGQQARQRMVYEELFLFQLKMQAYRALNRDRMDGVVHTTDNTTIREFVRSLPFELTDAQKKVELEILHDMRSPYSMNRLLQGDVGSGKTVIAAIALYTTVRSGFQGALMVPTEILAEQHMRSLQKLFEPFGVTVGLLTGSVNGRKRKDLIASLQMGIIDIVVGTHALIQEDVFFRDLGLVVTDEQHRFGVNQRSILRRKGYNPDVLTMTATPIPRTLAITAFGDIEVSTISERPKGRIPISTYWVKHDMMDRVLGFISREVDQGRQAYLICPLIEESEKLDVQNAIDLHIQMQQNFPKYRVGLLHGRMTAGEKEEMMREFYSNEIQLLVSTTVVEVGVDVPNATLMVIMDADRFGLSQLHQLRGRVGRGAHASYCVLIADPKTEVGQERMKVMTETEDGFEVSRRDLDLRGPGDFFGTKQSGLPEFRLADMVADFAVLEQARDDVSSLIADASFWTSVDYAPLRDFLQQQQVFQGDLID, encoded by the coding sequence ATGAAATGGGAAGAAATATCGGTAAAACAAATTAGCGGCGTGAGTGCTCTCAAAGAGGGAGAGCTTCACGCCTTTGGCATCTCTACTGTAAAAGACCTGCTTGAATATTATCCGTTCCGTTATGAGGATTATCGACTGCGTTCGCTCAGTGAAGTGAAGGACGGGGATAAAATTACGGTACAGGGTAAAGTGATGGGCATCCCGGTGTTGCAGCGTTATGGCAAAAAGTCACGCCTTACCTGTAAGGTGATGACGGAAGAATGGATGATCTCAGCCACCTGGTTCAATCGGCATTTTCTGAAGGAGCAGCTTACGCCCAATCGAGAGATTGTTATTACGGGGAAATGGGAACAAAAACGTATGCAGATGACCGTAACGGACTCGGAATTTCCGGATAAAGGGGAAGGACGATCGGGAACGCTGCAGCCTGTGTATTCCGTAACCGGCAAGATTGCGCAGTCCTGGATGCGTAAAACGATTAATCAGGGGTTAGTCCAATTCGGGGAAATGATCCCTGAAATTCTGCCTCACTCCCTCATGAAGAAATATGGATTCATGGCTCGCAAACAGGCGATTGCCGGAATTCACCGTCCGCAGGATAACCGGGAAGGCCAGCAGGCCAGACAACGGATGGTGTATGAGGAGTTATTTTTGTTTCAGCTCAAGATGCAGGCTTACCGTGCATTGAACCGGGATCGTATGGATGGTGTAGTGCACACAACGGATAATACGACGATTCGCGAGTTTGTTCGCAGTTTACCATTTGAACTCACGGATGCGCAGAAGAAGGTAGAGCTTGAAATTCTGCATGATATGCGTTCACCGTATTCGATGAATCGATTGCTGCAGGGAGATGTAGGCTCAGGTAAAACGGTTATTGCGGCGATTGCGCTGTATACAACCGTTCGTTCCGGTTTTCAGGGGGCACTGATGGTGCCTACGGAGATTCTGGCAGAACAGCATATGCGCTCACTGCAAAAGCTGTTTGAACCTTTTGGCGTAACTGTGGGGCTGTTAACGGGTAGCGTAAATGGACGCAAGCGTAAAGATCTGATTGCATCCTTACAGATGGGCATAATCGATATCGTTGTAGGTACACATGCTCTGATCCAGGAGGATGTATTTTTCCGCGATCTGGGTCTTGTCGTTACGGATGAACAGCATCGCTTCGGTGTAAACCAGCGCAGCATTTTGCGGCGTAAAGGGTATAACCCGGATGTGTTAACGATGACGGCGACGCCGATACCGCGAACACTGGCGATTACGGCTTTTGGTGATATTGAGGTATCCACCATCTCGGAACGTCCAAAGGGACGGATTCCAATCTCGACGTACTGGGTCAAGCATGACATGATGGACCGGGTTCTTGGTTTTATTTCGCGAGAAGTGGACCAGGGACGTCAGGCCTATCTGATCTGCCCGCTCATTGAAGAGTCGGAGAAGCTGGATGTACAGAATGCGATTGACCTGCATATCCAGATGCAGCAGAACTTTCCGAAGTACCGTGTAGGTCTGCTGCATGGACGGATGACGGCTGGCGAGAAGGAAGAGATGATGCGTGAATTCTACAGCAACGAAATTCAGCTTCTGGTCTCCACAACGGTTGTGGAGGTCGGTGTCGATGTACCCAACGCTACATTGATGGTTATTATGGATGCGGATCGCTTCGGTTTGTCACAGCTGCATCAGCTTCGTGGTCGGGTCGGGCGGGGTGCTCATGCATCTTATTGTGTGCTCATTGCTGATCCCAAGACAGAGGTTGGGCAGGAGCGCATGAAGGTCATGACGGAAACCGAAGATGGATTCGAAGTATCCCGTCGAGATCTGGATCTGCGGGGACCGGGCGATTTCTTTGGCACCAAGCAAAGTGGATTACCGGAGTTCCGTCTTGCCGACATGGTTGCGGATTTTGCCGTATTGGAGCAGGCGCGAGATGATGTGTCCAGCCTGATTGCGGATGCGAGCTTCTGGACGTCTGTTGACTACGCTCCTTTACGTGACTTTTTACAGCAGCAGCAAGTATTCCAGGGTGATCTGATCGATTAA
- a CDS encoding stage VI sporulation protein F gives MGYQQYGISPQLVERIKTKMKNPAVKERIKKLIDGVTKSDLQDKAKVRRLVKSSAVILNENFSAAQEEQFVAFVLAQKIDPNNTFHLIKLWGMFR, from the coding sequence TTGGGTTACCAACAATATGGAATCAGTCCGCAGCTGGTGGAGCGGATCAAAACGAAAATGAAAAATCCCGCTGTCAAAGAGCGTATCAAGAAGTTGATAGATGGGGTCACCAAGTCTGATTTGCAGGATAAGGCAAAAGTAAGAAGACTGGTCAAGTCGTCAGCGGTCATTTTGAACGAGAATTTTTCTGCGGCTCAGGAGGAACAATTTGTTGCTTTTGTTCTCGCGCAGAAGATCGATCCGAACAATACGTTTCATTTGATTAAGCTGTGGGGCATGTTCAGGTAG
- the rsgA gene encoding ribosome small subunit-dependent GTPase A: protein MPEGIIVKALSGYYYVMPLEDSGVPSVEGSAVQCRARGIFRKRGTSPLVGDRVSYMLTENGEGTVDEIRKRETELIRPPVANVSLAVLLFSVKEPDMNLNLLDKFLVHIEQAGLDALIVLTKQDLADPENDARDTVAEVKALYEQIGYEVISTSSRTGEGNELLKERLAGKISVFSGQSGVGKSSMLNALMPGLTLETSAISMRLGRGKHTTRHVELIPLDNGGFVADTPGFSQLDFLEIGVEELSTCFREFAQYADQCKFRGCTHTHEPGCRVLAAKAEGMISESRYQHYEQFLTEMKDKKRRY from the coding sequence ATGCCAGAAGGTATCATCGTTAAAGCGCTAAGCGGTTACTATTATGTCATGCCACTGGAAGACAGCGGGGTGCCTTCGGTTGAAGGCTCCGCCGTTCAATGCCGGGCCAGAGGCATCTTCAGAAAACGGGGTACCTCACCGCTTGTGGGTGACCGTGTCAGCTATATGCTGACAGAGAACGGGGAAGGAACAGTAGATGAAATTCGCAAACGTGAGACGGAGTTAATTCGTCCACCTGTAGCCAATGTAAGTCTGGCTGTTCTGTTATTTTCCGTTAAGGAACCGGATATGAATCTCAATCTGCTGGATAAATTCCTGGTACATATCGAACAAGCCGGACTGGATGCACTAATTGTGCTCACGAAGCAGGACCTGGCTGATCCAGAAAACGATGCCCGTGATACAGTGGCTGAAGTAAAGGCTTTGTACGAGCAAATTGGATATGAAGTTATCTCTACGAGTTCACGAACTGGTGAAGGTAATGAACTGCTCAAGGAACGTCTTGCCGGCAAGATTAGCGTATTCTCCGGGCAATCCGGTGTAGGTAAATCTTCGATGCTGAATGCATTGATGCCAGGTCTAACCCTGGAGACCAGTGCAATCAGCATGCGCCTGGGCCGAGGGAAACACACCACCAGGCACGTGGAGCTCATACCGCTGGATAATGGTGGCTTTGTCGCCGATACGCCGGGATTCAGCCAACTGGACTTCCTGGAGATTGGTGTGGAGGAGTTATCTACTTGTTTCCGGGAGTTCGCTCAATATGCGGATCAGTGTAAGTTCCGAGGCTGTACCCATACGCACGAACCAGGTTGCCGGGTGCTTGCAGCCAAGGCGGAGGGAATGATCTCCGAAAGCCGTTATCAGCATTACGAACAATTCCTTACAGAAATGAAAGACAAAAAGCGGAGGTATTAA
- the pknB gene encoding Stk1 family PASTA domain-containing Ser/Thr kinase, which produces MIGHQLGGRYEVIERVGGGGMALVYKAQDLLLNRNVAIKVLRQQFVHDEEFIRRFRREAQSAASLSHPNVVSIYDVGQEDDVHYIVMEYVEGKNLNEIIKERAPLQVDEAVRIASQIADALDHAHHNQIIHRDIKPHNILIGRNGRVKVTDFGIARAVTSTTITQTGSVVGSVHYFSPEHAKGIVTGEKSDLYSLGIVLYQMLTGQLPFLGESPISVALKHLQEEFDEPRKFNPLIPQSVENVILKSMRKNPQERYQSAKEMQTDLETCLMPERRNETKIDFPDEDDIDQTRVMPAIKPEPRGVTSTGAIPVMESDQDNNKGKPKTKNWKKPALLISLTVLILIAMVGVVWYVKGMLVVPDVTVPNVIGQTEEKARQMLQDQGLVVSDTVIREYKEDVEPGIVFDQTRNEGDVVKEGSEVQLSVGAEKELLKMIDLKDLSYDEAVKQLTSLDIKEDQIQRKDEYSNDKSAGTVLSQTPGVNVEYDPAEVQIVLTVSKGSETIKMPDLKNLTRSEAEKKLQTAGLILAQVQEESSYTVDEGKVTQQWPVEAGAEVNPGDKITIFISTGYPPEALNYPYNINVSPKEVGKSSKIRITFEDARGKSQEWGTRSIKSAQTLTIPLVLAPNVDGVVSVYRDGQFLDTYLVSYIDAKNGTVVVPTIEPEKGAEPPPTTEEPDQGGGGDEGTVDTQQEGEPDTPVDGEVDNEEGDTSAMNKDKGPSKGKDNKKKEVVNASSRP; this is translated from the coding sequence ATGATTGGGCACCAGCTAGGCGGACGCTATGAAGTGATCGAGCGTGTCGGCGGTGGCGGCATGGCTCTTGTGTACAAGGCCCAGGATCTGTTGCTCAACCGGAACGTTGCCATCAAAGTGTTAAGGCAGCAATTTGTGCATGACGAAGAGTTTATTCGCCGTTTCCGCAGGGAAGCACAGTCTGCAGCATCTCTCTCCCATCCTAACGTGGTCAGTATCTACGATGTGGGGCAGGAAGATGACGTTCATTATATTGTCATGGAATATGTCGAAGGTAAAAACCTGAATGAAATTATTAAAGAGCGGGCGCCTCTGCAGGTGGACGAAGCGGTTCGGATCGCCTCCCAGATTGCAGATGCCCTCGATCATGCACATCATAATCAGATCATTCATCGGGATATCAAACCACATAATATATTGATTGGTCGTAATGGCCGTGTGAAAGTAACGGATTTCGGGATTGCCCGTGCGGTTACGTCCACAACGATTACACAGACCGGCTCCGTAGTTGGTTCCGTACATTACTTCTCACCTGAGCATGCCAAAGGCATCGTGACTGGCGAGAAGTCGGACTTATATTCCCTTGGTATTGTACTCTATCAAATGCTGACTGGGCAGCTTCCGTTCCTGGGAGAGAGTCCGATTAGCGTTGCTTTGAAGCATTTGCAGGAAGAGTTTGATGAACCTCGCAAATTCAATCCGCTTATCCCGCAAAGCGTAGAGAACGTTATTCTGAAATCCATGCGCAAAAATCCGCAGGAGCGTTACCAATCCGCTAAAGAAATGCAGACGGATCTGGAAACCTGCCTGATGCCGGAAAGACGTAATGAAACGAAGATTGATTTTCCGGATGAGGATGATATCGATCAGACCCGTGTTATGCCGGCGATCAAGCCGGAGCCGCGTGGAGTTACATCCACAGGTGCTATACCCGTGATGGAGTCTGACCAAGATAACAACAAGGGCAAACCCAAAACAAAGAACTGGAAAAAGCCAGCGTTGTTGATCTCGTTGACCGTGCTTATTCTTATCGCGATGGTTGGAGTTGTGTGGTACGTGAAAGGCATGCTTGTTGTGCCAGATGTGACTGTACCCAATGTCATTGGCCAAACCGAGGAGAAGGCTCGTCAAATGTTGCAGGATCAAGGGCTTGTGGTCAGTGATACTGTCATCCGGGAGTACAAGGAGGATGTGGAACCAGGTATTGTATTTGACCAGACCCGAAATGAAGGCGACGTGGTCAAAGAAGGCTCTGAGGTCCAGCTGAGTGTTGGCGCGGAAAAAGAGTTGTTGAAGATGATTGATCTCAAAGACCTTTCATATGATGAAGCGGTCAAACAACTTACCAGCCTGGATATCAAAGAGGATCAGATTCAGCGTAAGGATGAATATTCAAATGATAAATCTGCGGGGACGGTTCTATCCCAAACTCCTGGGGTGAATGTAGAATACGATCCGGCAGAGGTTCAGATTGTTCTGACCGTGAGCAAAGGATCCGAAACGATAAAAATGCCGGACTTGAAAAATCTCACGCGAAGCGAGGCTGAGAAAAAGCTCCAAACCGCCGGCTTAATTCTTGCTCAGGTTCAGGAAGAGTCGAGCTACACCGTAGATGAAGGCAAAGTGACACAGCAATGGCCTGTGGAAGCTGGTGCAGAGGTGAATCCTGGTGATAAAATCACCATTTTCATTAGTACTGGATATCCGCCTGAGGCATTGAACTACCCCTATAACATTAACGTTTCGCCAAAAGAAGTAGGAAAGAGCAGCAAAATTCGAATTACTTTCGAGGATGCTCGTGGCAAAAGTCAGGAATGGGGAACCCGGAGCATCAAGTCTGCCCAAACGCTGACAATTCCGCTTGTTCTGGCTCCAAACGTCGATGGTGTTGTCTCTGTCTATCGGGATGGCCAATTCCTGGATACGTACCTGGTGTCCTATATTGATGCCAAAAATGGAACGGTAGTTGTGCCTACCATTGAGCCCGAGAAGGGTGCAGAGCCGCCTCCAACAACGGAGGAGCCTGATCAAGGCGGTGGTGGTGATGAGGGCACTGTAGATACACAACAGGAAGGTGAGCCTGATACACCTGTGGATGGTGAAGTGGACAACGAAGAGGGAGATACTTCTGCGATGAATAAGGATAAGGGTCCCTCCAAAGGCAAAGATAACAAGAAAAAGGAAGTCGTTAACGCATCAAGCCGTCCATAA